A stretch of the uncultured Desulfobacter sp. genome encodes the following:
- a CDS encoding lactate utilization protein: MPTHTNETQFINDIRAALGIRADNTNSRKKEIFTDPAQTPEAQQILLETIGARQNSDRMVLLDRLAKEAVPLNLKVMPMKNEAEVAKAIADLVADTTPEWGDKKSVVQWDHPMIKKLALESALKDQNVPVYTAAFDGSETTDCQKETKREQIREQVIQSYIGVTSADFCLADTATLVMRSRPNEARSVSLLPSIHVAVIKKEQILSDMKELYALLKFDPDTRGEGLPHHMVMISGPSKTADIELVMVHGAHGPRALYLYVITG; the protein is encoded by the coding sequence ATGCCGACCCATACCAATGAGACCCAGTTTATTAATGATATACGTGCCGCTTTAGGTATCCGTGCCGATAACACGAACTCACGGAAAAAAGAGATTTTTACGGATCCTGCACAAACGCCCGAAGCACAGCAAATACTGCTTGAAACCATTGGCGCGCGACAAAACAGTGATCGGATGGTTCTGCTTGACAGATTGGCAAAGGAAGCGGTTCCTTTAAATCTTAAGGTCATGCCCATGAAAAATGAGGCTGAAGTTGCCAAAGCCATTGCTGATCTTGTGGCCGACACCACCCCTGAGTGGGGAGACAAAAAAAGTGTTGTGCAGTGGGATCACCCCATGATCAAGAAATTGGCCCTTGAATCGGCACTCAAAGACCAGAATGTGCCGGTGTATACGGCAGCCTTTGACGGCAGTGAGACCACGGATTGTCAAAAAGAAACGAAACGGGAACAAATCCGGGAACAGGTCATACAATCATATATCGGCGTAACATCCGCCGATTTTTGCCTGGCCGATACCGCCACCCTGGTGATGCGTTCCCGACCCAACGAGGCCCGGTCCGTTTCCCTTCTGCCCTCTATCCATGTGGCTGTGATCAAGAAAGAGCAGATTCTGTCTGACATGAAAGAGCTTTATGCGTTACTCAAATTTGATCCGGACACAAGGGGAGAAGGGCTTCCCCATCACATGGTTATGATCTCAGGCCCCAGCAAGACCGCAGACATTGAGCTTGTGATGGTGCACGGTGCCCATGGACCCCGGGCTCTTTATCTCTACGTGATCACCGGCTGA
- the lptC gene encoding LPS export ABC transporter periplasmic protein LptC codes for MEKGKRIWGITAVCLILLLCLVLVSEWPDKTDGFKNVYPDAPRKDIVGKLNMSDFRAGRRNFSLSVDSLRVEKKKMGFLRLGFMKIAILDGVEINWFEKGTPESQKEPAGPSVSEDADRFFNQVNKLKQVLPGHIKGVELTRVKINFFKDNQKSFTIRADKASLKSEDQLVLTGHVTINAGNGEKLTCEKIIWLIPKGRFVTSKAFKLDDKTRNSLGHELKTNQGLKNITFSIEEG; via the coding sequence ATGGAAAAAGGCAAACGTATATGGGGGATTACCGCCGTATGCCTGATCCTCTTACTATGCCTTGTTTTAGTAAGTGAATGGCCCGACAAAACCGATGGTTTTAAAAATGTTTACCCTGATGCACCCAGAAAAGACATTGTTGGTAAACTTAACATGTCGGATTTCAGGGCAGGTCGTAGAAATTTTTCACTTTCTGTTGATTCCCTTCGTGTGGAAAAGAAAAAAATGGGCTTCCTGCGCTTAGGGTTCATGAAAATAGCCATCCTGGACGGCGTTGAGATAAATTGGTTTGAAAAGGGAACCCCGGAGTCACAAAAAGAACCGGCCGGACCATCCGTATCCGAGGATGCTGACCGTTTTTTCAATCAAGTAAATAAATTAAAACAGGTTTTGCCGGGTCATATTAAGGGCGTTGAATTGACCCGGGTCAAAATAAATTTTTTCAAAGATAATCAAAAATCGTTCACCATCAGGGCGGATAAGGCGAGTCTCAAGTCCGAAGACCAACTTGTTTTAACAGGGCATGTCACAATAAATGCAGGTAATGGTGAAAAGCTGACTTGCGAAAAAATTATCTGGCTGATTCCCAAAGGCCGTTTTGTAACGTCAAAGGCGTTTAAACTGGATGACAAAACCCGAAATAGCCTGGGTCATGAACTGAAAACAAATCAAGGACTTAAAAATATTACTTTTTCAATTGAGGAGGGATAA
- a CDS encoding TolC family protein, with the protein MATKYFVLFLLVLNFGILQADEIKNFSLQTTKLSQNDLIDIVISESETVKNSKIEALIAEQGILNARSVFEPRLEFSYLLEYNYEQNNREQKIQRSTETEYESRDNTWSASINGLIPFGTQYKLYYELDDPSNSLQTDDEYGHEKRGKIGLELTQPLLKGFGPEVNNANINIASKNKEISEEKLVKIKMVSGFNAITGYTDIQFYQRWGVLESEILALEKERLSMVKKLVAAGRLSITDIFDIETTIAKRQTRMNFIARKFRKASSSVRQMLLGTGAQTLSIIEATDDLKDIPESLEPLPEDLSSYYEKRPDHKQAVHEHQISKIRYAYAKNQRLPNVDLVAEYGITELNESWEDATKGLDDSQYDFWTIGINVGIPLGGKKGKSAVRAAELRQQMTEKNIEVVSALIKDEICSAYAELEIAHKEAAKQKQVLAKLQGLLDQDMKKLKSGKDNQYKVIARKIEILRARIDLYEKLSEFKKVQTSLSLAKGTLLDEIAAR; encoded by the coding sequence ATGGCGACAAAATATTTTGTGCTGTTTTTATTGGTTCTTAATTTCGGTATTTTACAGGCTGATGAAATCAAAAATTTTTCCTTACAAACCACAAAGCTTTCACAAAATGATCTTATTGACATCGTTATTAGCGAAAGCGAAACCGTAAAGAATAGCAAGATCGAAGCGCTGATCGCCGAGCAGGGCATTCTGAACGCCCGATCGGTCTTCGAGCCCCGGCTCGAATTCTCTTACCTGCTTGAATACAACTACGAGCAGAACAACCGCGAACAAAAAATCCAGAGAAGTACGGAAACCGAATATGAGAGTAGGGATAATACCTGGTCCGCATCCATAAACGGGCTGATCCCTTTTGGCACACAGTATAAACTGTATTATGAGCTTGATGATCCGAGCAATTCGCTTCAGACAGATGATGAATACGGGCATGAAAAGCGCGGCAAAATCGGGCTGGAACTTACCCAGCCGCTGCTCAAGGGATTTGGGCCGGAAGTCAACAATGCCAACATTAATATTGCGTCAAAAAACAAAGAGATTTCTGAAGAGAAATTGGTCAAAATAAAAATGGTTTCCGGGTTCAATGCCATTACAGGGTATACGGATATCCAGTTTTATCAACGCTGGGGAGTGCTGGAATCGGAAATACTTGCGCTTGAAAAAGAACGGCTGTCCATGGTGAAGAAACTTGTGGCCGCCGGCCGTCTGTCTATAACCGATATTTTCGATATTGAAACCACCATCGCCAAGAGGCAGACACGAATGAATTTCATCGCCAGAAAGTTTAGAAAAGCGTCTTCGTCTGTTCGGCAGATGCTTCTCGGAACAGGGGCTCAGACATTATCAATTATCGAGGCCACCGATGACTTGAAAGATATTCCGGAATCACTGGAACCGCTCCCTGAGGATCTTTCTTCTTATTATGAAAAAAGGCCGGACCACAAACAGGCCGTCCATGAACACCAAATCAGCAAGATCCGGTATGCATATGCCAAAAATCAACGCCTGCCAAACGTCGATCTTGTTGCGGAATATGGCATAACGGAACTCAATGAATCCTGGGAAGATGCGACTAAAGGGCTGGATGATAGTCAGTACGATTTTTGGACGATAGGAATAAATGTGGGCATTCCCCTGGGTGGGAAAAAAGGCAAAAGTGCGGTTAGAGCGGCTGAACTCAGGCAACAAATGACCGAAAAGAACATTGAGGTTGTCAGTGCGCTGATCAAAGATGAAATTTGCAGCGCCTATGCTGAATTGGAAATTGCCCACAAGGAAGCTGCAAAACAAAAACAGGTTCTTGCGAAACTCCAGGGACTTCTTGATCAGGATATGAAGAAATTGAAAAGCGGAAAGGATAACCAATACAAAGTGATTGCCAGAAAAATAGAAATTTTGAGAGCCAGAATTGATTTGTATGAAAAACTTTCTGAATTCAAAAAAGTACAAACCAGCCTTAGTCTGGCCAAAGGAACACTTCTTGACGAGATTGCCGCCAGATGA